In a single window of the Arthrobacter sp. StoSoilA2 genome:
- a CDS encoding sugar ABC transporter permease translates to MSEAQVRTLPTIEQAHDGGPASLVPKRRPFGVWFKDKGWRHAVGIVTTIFAVFPLLYVLSAALDSNGTLVGSNGLFSRFDTGNFTALFSDPSRPFGRWFLNTLVVGLVTSAATVFLGAMAAYAFSRMRFKGRRVGLLTLLLLQMFPQLLAVVAIFLLLSGISQVIPALGLGSQLGLIMVYLGGALGVNTYLMYGFFNTVPQSLDEAAKIDGASHVQIFFGIILRLVTPILAVVGLLAFIGISSEFVIASVVLTDPDSQTLAVGLYSYVAQQRSENWGVFAAGAVIAAIPVMALFLFLQKYIVSGLTAGSVKG, encoded by the coding sequence ATGAGCGAGGCACAGGTACGCACGCTCCCCACCATTGAACAGGCGCACGACGGCGGTCCCGCATCGCTGGTGCCAAAGCGGCGTCCCTTTGGGGTTTGGTTCAAAGACAAAGGCTGGCGGCACGCCGTCGGTATCGTCACCACCATCTTCGCCGTGTTCCCGCTGCTCTATGTTTTGTCGGCGGCACTGGACTCCAACGGCACCCTGGTAGGCTCCAACGGTTTGTTCTCCAGATTCGATACCGGCAACTTCACTGCGCTCTTCAGCGATCCAAGCCGTCCCTTCGGCCGCTGGTTCCTCAATACCCTGGTGGTGGGCCTGGTGACTTCCGCCGCCACGGTCTTCCTGGGGGCGATGGCCGCGTACGCGTTCTCCCGCATGCGCTTCAAAGGCCGACGTGTGGGACTGTTGACCCTGCTCCTGCTGCAGATGTTCCCGCAACTGCTGGCCGTCGTCGCGATCTTCCTCCTCCTCAGCGGTATCTCGCAGGTGATCCCCGCCCTGGGCCTTGGCAGCCAACTAGGGCTCATCATGGTGTACCTCGGTGGCGCGCTGGGCGTGAACACGTACCTCATGTACGGCTTTTTCAACACGGTCCCGCAGTCCCTGGACGAAGCTGCCAAGATCGATGGCGCCAGCCACGTCCAGATCTTCTTCGGCATCATCCTGCGCCTGGTCACTCCCATCCTGGCGGTTGTTGGACTCCTGGCATTCATCGGTATCTCCAGTGAATTCGTGATCGCCAGCGTTGTCCTGACCGATCCTGATAGCCAGACACTCGCCGTCGGGCTCTATTCCTACGTGGCACAGCAGCGTTCGGAGAATTGGGGCGTCTTCGCTGCTGGGGCCGTCATCGCGGCTATCCCGGTCATGGCTCTGTTCCTCTTCCTGCAGAAGTACATCGTCAGCGGCCTTACCGCTGGCTCAGTGAAAGGATGA
- a CDS encoding ABC transporter permease subunit has protein sequence MPEPDLHELPASPASTTPVQPPRGAPHQKAPHQMAPHQKAPHQKAARRKIGNVRGGPDSIKGTILKIVLLGVVDAFAVYVLMMLFLSQSWAALAVSSLVVLAINWFYLRGGGLPAKYLAPGVLFLLVFQVLVVFFSGYIAFTNYGDGHNSTKEDAIAAIQLTAQKRVPDSPTYKAAVLTKGDTFYLLFTDPSGKAQIGSTEAPLTDVSGAGKDATGKANSLPGYETLKFQEIVANQQEILKITVPVSENPADGTLRTADGSTAYQFKPALSYDAATDTFTDSETGTAYRDNGKGAFADADGETLATGWKIDVGMENFARAFTDPSLRGPLLGVILWTFTFSVASVALTFAMGLFLATTFNREDLRGKKVYRILMILPYAFPAFLSGLVWSGILNPEFGWLNQTLLGGANIGWLTDPVLAKISVLVVNVWLGFPYMFLVCTGALQSLPTEIDEAARMDGASPWRVFRSIKLPLLLVSVAPLLISSFAFNFNNFNVIYMLTGGGPRFADTDRDIGATDILITLVYKVAFGQGTGRDYGLASALAIIIFIIVATISAISFKQTKALEDVN, from the coding sequence ATGCCAGAGCCAGATCTCCACGAACTGCCAGCCAGTCCAGCCAGTACGACGCCGGTGCAGCCGCCTCGCGGTGCTCCCCACCAGAAGGCTCCCCACCAGATGGCTCCCCACCAGAAGGCTCCCCACCAGAAGGCTGCACGCCGGAAAATAGGGAACGTCCGCGGGGGCCCCGACTCCATCAAGGGCACCATCCTAAAGATCGTCCTGTTGGGCGTGGTGGATGCCTTTGCCGTGTACGTGCTGATGATGCTGTTCCTGAGCCAATCATGGGCCGCGCTCGCTGTCTCCTCGCTGGTGGTCCTGGCGATTAACTGGTTCTATTTGCGCGGGGGCGGGCTTCCGGCGAAGTATCTGGCTCCTGGTGTGCTGTTCCTGCTGGTGTTCCAGGTCCTGGTGGTGTTCTTCAGCGGGTATATCGCCTTCACCAACTATGGCGACGGGCATAACAGCACCAAGGAAGACGCCATCGCGGCCATCCAGCTGACTGCCCAGAAGCGCGTCCCGGATTCGCCCACATACAAGGCGGCCGTGCTGACCAAGGGCGATACGTTCTACCTCTTGTTTACGGACCCCTCCGGCAAAGCTCAGATAGGCAGCACCGAGGCGCCGCTCACTGACGTCTCCGGGGCGGGAAAGGATGCCACCGGCAAGGCCAACTCCCTTCCCGGTTACGAAACACTGAAATTCCAGGAGATCGTGGCCAACCAGCAGGAAATCCTGAAGATTACCGTTCCCGTCTCAGAGAACCCCGCTGATGGAACCCTGCGCACGGCCGATGGCAGCACCGCCTACCAGTTCAAGCCGGCGCTGAGCTACGACGCCGCCACCGATACCTTCACTGACAGCGAGACCGGTACGGCCTACCGCGACAACGGCAAGGGCGCCTTCGCGGACGCTGACGGAGAGACGTTGGCCACCGGCTGGAAGATCGACGTAGGCATGGAGAACTTCGCCCGGGCCTTCACCGATCCGAGCCTCCGTGGTCCACTCCTGGGCGTCATTCTCTGGACTTTCACCTTCTCCGTAGCCTCCGTTGCCTTGACGTTCGCCATGGGGCTGTTCCTGGCCACCACCTTCAACCGTGAGGATCTGCGCGGCAAAAAGGTTTACCGGATCCTGATGATTTTGCCCTACGCATTCCCGGCATTCCTGTCCGGGTTGGTGTGGTCGGGCATCCTCAACCCCGAGTTCGGGTGGCTCAACCAGACATTGCTGGGCGGGGCGAACATTGGCTGGCTCACGGACCCTGTCCTGGCAAAGATCAGCGTGCTGGTGGTCAATGTGTGGCTCGGATTCCCGTACATGTTCCTGGTATGCACCGGGGCACTCCAATCCTTGCCAACAGAAATTGACGAGGCTGCCCGCATGGACGGAGCATCCCCATGGCGGGTGTTCCGCTCCATCAAGCTGCCGCTGCTGCTGGTCTCGGTGGCACCGCTGCTGATCTCCTCCTTTGCGTTCAACTTCAACAACTTCAATGTCATTTACATGTTGACCGGTGGCGGCCCGCGCTTTGCAGACACCGATCGCGATATCGGAGCCACGGACATCCTGATCACGCTGGTCTACAAGGTGGCGTTCGGCCAAGGCACAGGGCGCGACTACGGACTGGCAAGCGCGCTCGCCATCATCATCTTCATCATCGTGGCCACGATTTCGGCCATTAGCTTCAAGCAGACCAAAGCACTCGAGGACGTGAACTAA